The following coding sequences are from one Aquificaceae bacterium window:
- the lolA gene encoding outer membrane lipoprotein chaperone LolA, with protein sequence MRLLILFTLLLAYSALAQSFEDFQKRLEDIRSLKVVFVQRVQYPWQSKPDVSKGTFYAQRGGRFRIEYEQPENTLIVSDGFQVMVYSPRDRTAFLDRLERNSSPVVEALFLVSRPLSEVFELVGEMESSRGRVFILKPKVRDEYFSRVLVEVSSRGDIRSIRVEEKEGTTTTIEFLSMSSNFTPSENLFRVRVPEGARVIRP encoded by the coding sequence ATGAGGCTCTTAATTCTTTTTACTCTTCTGCTTGCATACTCTGCCCTTGCCCAGTCCTTTGAGGACTTTCAGAAAAGGCTTGAAGACATAAGGAGCCTGAAGGTTGTATTTGTCCAGCGAGTTCAGTATCCATGGCAGTCAAAGCCTGACGTATCAAAGGGAACCTTTTATGCCCAGAGGGGTGGAAGGTTCAGGATAGAATACGAACAGCCGGAGAACACGCTCATAGTGTCCGATGGATTTCAGGTAATGGTCTATTCACCGAGGGATAGAACAGCCTTCCTTGACCGTCTTGAGAGAAACAGCTCACCAGTTGTGGAGGCCCTTTTTCTGGTGTCAAGACCTCTCTCTGAGGTGTTTGAGCTGGTTGGTGAGATGGAAAGTTCAAGGGGCAGAGTTTTCATACTCAAGCCAAAGGTCAGGGATGAATATTTTTCCAGGGTTCTGGTAGAGGTTTCCTCAAGGGGTGATATAAGGAGCATAAGGGTTGAAGAAAAGGAGGGAACCACTACCACAATAGAGTTCCTGAGTATGTCTTCCAACTTTACGCCCTCGGAGAACCTTTTTAGGGTCCGAGTTCCAGAGGGTGCAAGGGTAATAAGACCATGA
- a CDS encoding GNAT family N-acetyltransferase → MKIRRAEEGDIKELVDVYLQGYRGLEEYSYTHPDDVQAYLHWLFRRDVAGIWLAEENGKIVGFIASDGNWFSKREGKVVGAIHELVILPEYRKKGIGKALVERALEYFKSRGLEIAELWVGDENTGAMDFYRNLGFEEKDRFNYWVRMTKALK, encoded by the coding sequence ATGAAGATTCGCAGGGCAGAGGAGGGAGACATAAAAGAGCTGGTGGATGTCTATCTGCAGGGCTACAGAGGTCTTGAGGAATATTCCTATACTCATCCCGATGATGTGCAGGCATATCTTCACTGGCTTTTCAGAAGAGATGTGGCAGGCATATGGCTTGCGGAAGAAAATGGAAAGATTGTTGGTTTTATTGCAAGCGACGGAAACTGGTTCAGTAAGAGGGAAGGAAAGGTGGTGGGTGCTATTCATGAGCTTGTGATTCTTCCAGAATACAGAAAAAAGGGCATAGGGAAGGCTCTTGTGGAGAGGGCCCTGGAATACTTCAAAAGTAGAGGACTTGAGATTGCAGAGCTCTGGGTGGGTGATGAAAACACAGGGGCAATGGACTTTTACAGGAATCTTGGGTTTGAGGAAAAAGACAGGTTTAACTACTGGGTGAGGATGACAAAAGCTCTGAAGTGA
- a CDS encoding TIGR00269 family protein — MRKCQKCGQKAVVSLPQHRLSLCKEHYIEWYLRRVESTVREFSMFQREDRVLVAVSGGKDSLSLWDALHRLGYRADGLYIDLGIGEYSQRSRQACEKFALERGLELSVVELRQEIATIPQISEVESRPACSFCGQLKRYYMNRFARERGYRVIATGHNLDDESATLFSNVLSWNMDYLSRQFPVLPEGDGFVRKVKPLFKFTEKENALYAFLSGIEYVEEECPFAEGASSIEHKKILSQVEENSPGTKLRFYMDFIRRLHPLLESKEVKLRPCTVCGEPTTAEVCSVCKLKERLTSELLSSSPSS; from the coding sequence ATGCGTAAATGTCAGAAGTGCGGTCAGAAGGCTGTTGTGTCCCTGCCACAGCACAGGCTCTCTCTTTGCAAAGAGCACTACATAGAGTGGTATCTCAGGAGGGTAGAGTCCACCGTAAGAGAGTTCAGCATGTTCCAGAGGGAGGACAGAGTTCTTGTGGCGGTCTCTGGTGGAAAGGACAGCCTGTCTCTGTGGGATGCACTGCACAGGCTTGGCTACAGAGCGGACGGGCTTTACATAGACCTTGGCATAGGCGAGTATTCTCAAAGGTCAAGGCAGGCGTGTGAGAAGTTTGCCCTTGAAAGAGGGCTTGAGCTTTCTGTGGTGGAACTGCGTCAGGAAATTGCTACAATACCTCAGATAAGTGAGGTGGAGTCCCGCCCTGCCTGCTCCTTCTGCGGACAGCTCAAAAGATACTACATGAACCGCTTTGCCAGGGAAAGGGGCTACAGGGTCATAGCCACCGGACATAACCTTGATGATGAAAGTGCTACGCTCTTTTCCAATGTGCTCAGCTGGAACATGGACTATCTTTCAAGGCAGTTTCCAGTTCTTCCAGAGGGCGATGGCTTTGTGAGAAAAGTAAAACCACTCTTTAAGTTTACTGAGAAGGAAAACGCCCTTTATGCCTTCCTCTCAGGGATTGAGTATGTGGAGGAGGAATGTCCCTTTGCAGAGGGGGCGAGCTCCATAGAACACAAGAAGATACTCTCGCAAGTAGAGGAGAATAGCCCCGGCACAAAGCTGAGGTTTTACATGGACTTTATAAGAAGGCTCCATCCTTTGCTTGAGTCTAAGGAAGTGAAGCTAAGACCATGCACTGTCTGTGGCGAGCCTACCACCGCAGAGGTGTGTTCTGTATGCAAGCTAAAAGAAAGGCTCACTTCAGAGCTTTTGTCATCCTCACCCAGTAGTTAA
- a CDS encoding MoaD/ThiS family protein: MRVRVSYRGQSLELEFEGDRVRVKDLLRSLGLSREYAFVVKGDEILDERDFIKDGESLRVINAISGGYI, from the coding sequence ATGAGGGTCAGGGTTAGCTACAGGGGGCAGAGCCTTGAACTGGAGTTTGAAGGGGATAGGGTAAGGGTAAAGGACCTGCTGAGGTCTCTTGGGCTTTCAAGGGAATACGCCTTTGTGGTGAAGGGGGATGAGATTCTGGACGAAAGGGACTTCATAAAAGACGGGGAGAGCCTCAGGGTAATAAACGCTATATCGGGTGGATATATTTAA